In Methylobacterium aquaticum, the following are encoded in one genomic region:
- a CDS encoding Zn-dependent hydrolase: MTTNLSVNGSRLWDTLMVSAGIGTGPRGGLRRLTLTEPDRVMRDQLKAWAQEGGYPLTVDGLGNMVLRREGSEPDLPPVVIGSHLDTQWAGGRFDGILGVLAGLEVLRTLDDLGIATKRAIEVVNWTNEEGARFSPPMLCSLAWSGQATPDWVENRRDRDGIRFGDALDGIGYRGPEAVGGRSIDAYFELHIEQGPALDRAGVPVGIVTGGYPSCGMRIAVEGATAHTGPTPMGERHNALVGAAMVAVAVNDIGWAHADTDAKATAARLDLVPNLPGTLSEYAELFIDMRAPKLETLETMKASLRAALPDCAARSLTQISVAEEWGFGVFSFDDGLIGLLRETAKHLGVPTMDLRSQAGHDAYHVARVAPACMIFTPCRDGITHNEAEDIALEPTLPGVNVLLHAALARANR; the protein is encoded by the coding sequence ATGACCACCAACCTCTCCGTGAACGGCTCCCGGCTCTGGGACACCCTGATGGTGTCGGCCGGCATCGGCACCGGGCCCCGCGGCGGCCTGCGGCGCCTGACCCTGACCGAGCCGGACCGGGTGATGCGCGACCAGCTGAAAGCTTGGGCGCAGGAGGGCGGCTATCCGCTGACCGTCGACGGGCTCGGCAACATGGTGCTGCGGCGCGAAGGCAGCGAGCCGGACCTGCCGCCGGTGGTGATCGGCAGCCACCTCGACACCCAGTGGGCCGGCGGGCGCTTCGACGGCATCCTGGGCGTGCTGGCGGGGCTGGAGGTGCTGCGCACCCTCGACGATCTCGGGATCGCCACGAAGCGCGCGATCGAGGTGGTGAACTGGACCAACGAGGAGGGCGCGCGGTTCTCCCCGCCGATGCTCTGCTCGCTGGCCTGGTCCGGCCAGGCGACGCCGGACTGGGTCGAGAACCGGCGCGACCGCGACGGGATCCGCTTCGGCGACGCGCTCGACGGCATCGGCTATCGCGGGCCGGAGGCGGTCGGCGGGCGCAGCATCGACGCCTATTTCGAGCTCCATATCGAGCAGGGCCCGGCCCTCGACAGGGCCGGCGTGCCGGTCGGCATCGTCACCGGCGGCTATCCGAGCTGCGGCATGCGCATCGCCGTCGAGGGCGCCACCGCCCATACCGGCCCGACCCCGATGGGCGAGCGCCACAACGCGCTGGTCGGCGCCGCCATGGTGGCGGTAGCGGTCAACGACATCGGCTGGGCCCACGCCGACACCGACGCCAAGGCCACCGCCGCCCGGCTCGACCTGGTGCCGAACCTCCCCGGCACCCTGTCGGAATACGCCGAACTCTTCATCGACATGCGGGCCCCGAAGCTCGAGACGCTCGAGACCATGAAGGCGAGCCTGCGTGCCGCCCTGCCCGATTGCGCCGCCCGCTCGCTGACGCAGATCTCCGTCGCCGAGGAATGGGGGTTCGGGGTGTTCTCCTTCGACGACGGGCTGATCGGCCTGCTGCGCGAGACCGCGAAACACCTCGGCGTCCCGACCATGGACCTGCGCTCCCAGGCCGGCCACGACGCCTACCACGTCGCCCGGGTCGCTCCCGCCTGCATGATCTTCACCCCCTGCCGGGACGGCATCACCCACAACGAGGCCGAGGACATCGCCCTGGAGCCGACCCTGCCGGGCGTGAACGTCCTGCTCCACGCCGCCCTGGCGCGGGCCAACCGCTAG
- a CDS encoding cold-shock protein, translating to MATGTVKWFNGTKGFGFIQPDDGGQDVFVHISAVERAGLRDLADGQKISYEVVVDQRRGKASAENLKVA from the coding sequence ATGGCAACCGGTACGGTGAAGTGGTTCAACGGAACCAAGGGCTTCGGTTTCATCCAGCCCGACGACGGCGGCCAGGACGTGTTCGTCCACATCTCCGCGGTCGAGCGGGCGGGCCTCCGCGACCTCGCGGACGGCCAGAAGATCTCCTACGAGGTGGTGGTCGACCAGCGTCGCGGTAAAGCCTCTGCCGAGAACCTGAAGGTCGCTTGA
- the speG gene encoding spermidine N1-acetyltransferase, with product MAPNPKLRPLEREDLLFVHQLNNNDSIMRYWFEEAYESFAELAQLYERNIHNQTERRFIIATPENERAGLVELVEINHLHRSCEFQIAIHPSFQGRGYALRATQIAMDYAFKVLNIHKLYLHVDKDNRRAIGIYEACGFETEGILRDEFFVNGKYRDAVRMCMFQPAYLSRRGGGDVNEPVLKT from the coding sequence ATGGCCCCGAATCCCAAGCTGCGACCGCTGGAACGCGAAGACCTGCTCTTCGTGCACCAGTTGAACAACAACGACAGCATCATGCGCTACTGGTTCGAGGAGGCCTACGAATCCTTCGCCGAGCTGGCGCAGCTCTACGAGCGCAACATCCACAACCAGACCGAGCGGCGCTTCATCATCGCCACCCCGGAGAACGAGCGCGCCGGCCTGGTCGAGCTGGTGGAGATCAACCACCTGCACCGCTCCTGCGAGTTCCAGATCGCGATCCACCCGTCCTTCCAGGGCCGCGGCTACGCCCTGCGGGCGACGCAGATCGCCATGGACTACGCCTTCAAGGTGCTCAACATCCACAAGCTCTACCTGCACGTGGACAAGGACAACCGGCGCGCCATCGGCATCTACGAGGCCTGCGGCTTCGAGACCGAGGGCATCCTGCGCGACGAGTTCTTCGTCAACGGCAAGTATCGCGACGCGGTGCGGATGTGCATGTTCCAGCCGGCCTACCTGTCCCGGCGCGGCGGCGGCGACGTCAACGAGCCGGTGCTGAAGACCTGA
- a CDS encoding GNAT family N-acetyltransferase: MDAFEIRRLGAADGSAYRSLRLEALERHPASFGTSFEDVAGHGPDWFGARLEQGITLGAFRDGALAGAVTLVLNEGAKLRHKGDVTAVYLRPAARGLGLGTALLGRLIAEARPLVEALRLTVEAENGAASRLYESLGFRAYGRERRALKIGERYHDEVLMELALANDPALEPANPHAPETPREA, encoded by the coding sequence ATGGACGCCTTCGAGATCCGCCGCCTGGGGGCCGCCGACGGCTCGGCCTACCGCTCTTTGCGCCTGGAAGCGCTGGAACGGCACCCTGCCTCCTTCGGCACGTCGTTCGAGGACGTGGCAGGGCACGGGCCGGACTGGTTCGGGGCACGGCTGGAACAGGGGATCACGCTCGGCGCGTTCCGGGACGGCGCGCTCGCCGGTGCCGTCACCCTGGTGCTGAACGAGGGCGCGAAGCTGCGCCACAAGGGCGACGTGACCGCGGTCTATCTCCGTCCCGCGGCAAGGGGCCTCGGCCTGGGCACGGCTCTCCTGGGCCGGCTCATCGCGGAGGCGCGCCCGCTCGTCGAGGCCCTGCGGCTGACGGTCGAGGCCGAGAACGGCGCGGCGTCGCGGCTCTACGAATCGCTCGGATTCCGCGCCTATGGCCGCGAGCGCCGGGCGCTGAAGATCGGGGAGCGCTACCACGACGAGGTGCTGATGGAACTCGCCCTCGCGAACGATCCCGCGTTAGAACCCGCGAACCCCCACGCCCCGGAGACGCCGCGTGAAGCTTGA
- a CDS encoding winged helix-turn-helix domain-containing protein gives MPDSAPFAYDGLDRVMHERARLSLLTSLASHPKPLAFADLKQLCGLTDGNLSRHLGVLEEAGLVEIHKGYEGRRPLTTCRLTPAGRERFVAYLAVLERVVRDAAEAARQGEGEPAPRPA, from the coding sequence ATGCCTGACTCCGCGCCGTTCGCGTATGACGGGCTCGACCGGGTGATGCACGAGCGGGCGCGGCTCAGCCTGCTCACCTCGCTCGCCTCGCACCCCAAGCCCCTGGCCTTCGCCGACCTCAAGCAGCTCTGCGGCCTCACCGACGGCAATCTCAGCCGCCATCTCGGGGTGCTGGAGGAGGCCGGCCTCGTCGAGATCCACAAGGGCTACGAGGGACGGCGCCCGCTCACCACCTGCCGCCTCACCCCGGCCGGGCGCGAGCGCTTCGTCGCCTATCTCGCGGTGCTGGAGCGCGTGGTCCGCGACGCCGCCGAGGCCGCCCGCCAGGGTGAGGGCGAGCCGGCGCCCCGCCCCGCCTGA
- a CDS encoding di-trans,poly-cis-decaprenylcistransferase, whose translation MQSTSAQEDRIHVGLIMDGNGRWAERRGLPRGVGHEAGVATVRRVARAAPAEGIGTLTLYAFSSDNWRRPAAEVSGLMGLLRLYLTREVDILRRDGIRLTVIGRRDRLPEGLAEAITAAEAATRAGTRLHLRIALDYSARDAILSAARLAAPDATREEFARLVTGDGAPEVDLVIRTSGEQRLSDFLLWESAYAELHFTPCAWPDFGEAELAAAMTAFRARQRRFGGVPVAA comes from the coding sequence ATGCAAAGCACTTCCGCACAGGAAGACAGGATTCACGTCGGCCTGATCATGGACGGCAACGGCCGCTGGGCGGAACGCCGCGGCCTGCCCCGTGGCGTCGGGCACGAGGCCGGGGTCGCGACGGTGCGGCGTGTGGCGCGGGCGGCGCCCGCGGAGGGCATCGGCACGCTGACGCTCTACGCCTTCTCCTCCGACAACTGGCGCCGGCCTGCGGCCGAGGTGTCCGGGCTGATGGGTCTCTTGCGCCTCTACCTGACCCGCGAGGTCGACATCCTGCGCCGCGACGGCATCCGCCTCACCGTGATCGGCCGGCGCGACCGCCTGCCCGAGGGCCTCGCCGAGGCCATCACGGCGGCCGAGGCGGCGACCCGGGCCGGCACCCGCCTGCACCTGCGCATCGCCCTCGACTACTCGGCCCGCGACGCGATCCTCTCCGCCGCCCGGCTCGCCGCCCCCGACGCCACCCGCGAGGAGTTCGCCCGCCTCGTCACCGGCGACGGCGCCCCGGAGGTCGACCTCGTGATCCGCACCAGCGGCGAGCAGCGCCTCTCCGATTTCCTGCTGTGGGAGAGCGCCTATGCCGAACTGCACTTCACGCCCTGCGCCTGGCCGGATTTCGGCGAGGCGGAACTGGCCGCGGCGATGACGGCGTTCCGCGCCCGGCAGCGCCGGTTCGGCGGGGTGCCGGTGGCGGCGTGA
- a CDS encoding NAD kinase, which yields MARRFNQIAFIASPTPDARQAAELLMQRYDHVPPEEADVVVGLGGDGLMLQALHRFMGTGKPIYGMNRGTVGFLMNEFHLDDLIERLEVAQRSVVHPLLMVVTDVLGLTHTARAVNEVYMLRQTHQTAKLKISIDGQVRLPELIADGVLAATPVGSTAYNHSVGGPILPISSQLIALTPISAFRPRRQGSVLLPNHARIRIEVKDPEYRPVAAVADHTEFRRVARVETQLDRSTDLVMLHDPGQGMDERILREQFG from the coding sequence ATGGCGCGGCGCTTCAACCAGATCGCCTTCATCGCGAGCCCGACGCCCGACGCCCGCCAGGCGGCCGAGCTCCTGATGCAGCGCTACGACCACGTGCCGCCCGAGGAGGCGGACGTGGTGGTGGGCTTAGGCGGCGACGGGCTGATGCTCCAGGCGCTGCACCGCTTCATGGGCACGGGCAAGCCGATCTACGGCATGAACCGCGGCACCGTCGGCTTCCTGATGAACGAGTTCCACCTCGACGACCTGATCGAGCGGCTCGAGGTGGCGCAGCGCAGCGTGGTCCATCCGCTCCTGATGGTGGTCACCGACGTGCTCGGCCTCACCCACACGGCGCGGGCGGTCAACGAGGTCTACATGCTGCGCCAGACCCACCAAACCGCCAAGCTGAAGATCTCGATCGACGGCCAGGTCCGCCTGCCCGAGCTGATCGCCGACGGGGTGCTGGCGGCGACCCCCGTGGGCTCCACCGCCTACAACCATTCGGTCGGCGGGCCGATCCTGCCGATCTCGTCCCAGCTCATCGCGCTGACCCCGATCTCGGCCTTCCGGCCCCGGCGCCAGGGCAGCGTGCTGCTTCCCAACCACGCCCGCATCCGCATCGAGGTGAAGGACCCGGAATACCGCCCCGTCGCGGCGGTGGCCGACCATACCGAGTTCCGCCGCGTCGCCCGGGTCGAGACCCAGCTCGACCGCTCGACCGACCTCGTGATGCTGCACGATCCCGGCCAGGGCATGGACGAGCGCATCCTGCGCGAGCAATTCGGCTGA
- a CDS encoding transglutaminase-like domain-containing protein, whose protein sequence is MRIQVGCEMTYDFAHDTPVVAMLNVHASRFSDLERPDYLQTVPAVPLEGYRDTFGNWCNRFVAPAGRFTLRTDTIVRDHGNWDVADPRAQQEAVHALPVETLLYLLGSRYCETDRLSQTAWDLFGTMAPGWARVQAVCDYVHDRITFGYAHSRPTRTALEAFDERRGVCRDYAHLAITLCRCLNIPARYCTGYISDIGLHLPHAPGDFAAWMEVFLGGRWHTFDPRNNSPRIGRILIAYGRDAADAPLTLTFGPNTLVDFHVTTEEAQPLTA, encoded by the coding sequence ATGCGCATCCAGGTCGGCTGTGAAATGACCTACGACTTCGCGCACGACACACCGGTCGTCGCGATGCTGAACGTCCACGCCTCGCGGTTCTCCGATCTCGAGAGGCCCGACTACCTGCAGACGGTGCCGGCCGTCCCGCTGGAAGGGTATCGCGACACGTTCGGGAACTGGTGCAACCGCTTCGTCGCCCCAGCGGGGCGCTTCACGCTCAGGACCGATACGATCGTGCGCGACCACGGCAACTGGGACGTGGCCGATCCGCGCGCACAGCAGGAGGCGGTGCATGCCCTGCCCGTGGAGACGCTGCTCTACCTCCTCGGCAGCCGGTACTGCGAGACCGACCGCCTCTCTCAGACCGCCTGGGACCTGTTCGGGACCATGGCGCCGGGTTGGGCGCGGGTACAGGCGGTCTGCGATTACGTGCACGATCGCATCACCTTCGGCTACGCGCATTCGCGACCCACGCGGACGGCGCTGGAGGCGTTCGACGAGCGTCGCGGCGTGTGTCGCGATTACGCGCATCTCGCGATCACCCTGTGCCGCTGCCTCAACATCCCGGCCCGCTACTGCACCGGATACATCAGCGATATCGGCCTGCATCTCCCGCACGCCCCGGGTGATTTCGCGGCGTGGATGGAGGTCTTCCTCGGCGGCCGCTGGCATACGTTCGATCCGCGCAACAACAGCCCGCGCATCGGCAGGATCCTGATCGCCTACGGACGGGATGCGGCCGACGCCCCCCTGACGCTCACGTTCGGGCCGAACACCCTAGTGGACTTTCATGTGACGACAGAGGAAGCGCAGCCGCTGACCGCGTGA
- a CDS encoding L,D-transpeptidase family protein, with amino-acid sequence MALRGRTILCLTAVSAALMAVPLPVQAAPKHLAPVPPATLALMAARTMAPSAPVLLRAYKQESEIEVWKRAADGRFVHLKTFPICRWSGQLGPKTRNGDRQAPEGFYSVASRQLNPNSAYYLSFDVGYPNAYDRAHGGTGSALMVHGTCSSAGCFAMTDRQVGEIYALVRDALAGGQAAFQFQAFPFRMTARAMARHRTDRHIAFWRQLKEGSDRFEATGREPLVGVEGGRYTFSPYPDPAVEALAVARRGEEEARIQALVEGGVEAVRTTYADGGQHPSFTAILKRAQVLGATMSAAAVASTATVTGATAYAPVGAAAASPFASFIVPAGFGDVSRPEALPLAGREVVVIPARRRPPPPIHPIQVAAAFVPLPMIETEPSPFSRLRLAEEPSRLTLAASPEPARPRFLTAKFAVVR; translated from the coding sequence ATGGCCTTGCGGGGACGGACGATCCTGTGCCTGACGGCCGTCTCGGCGGCCCTTATGGCGGTCCCCCTCCCCGTCCAGGCGGCGCCCAAGCATCTCGCCCCGGTGCCGCCGGCCACCCTCGCCCTGATGGCGGCGCGCACCATGGCGCCATCGGCGCCGGTGCTGCTGCGGGCCTACAAGCAGGAATCCGAGATCGAGGTGTGGAAGCGGGCGGCGGATGGCCGCTTCGTCCACCTCAAGACCTTCCCGATCTGCCGCTGGTCGGGCCAGCTCGGTCCCAAGACCCGGAACGGCGACCGCCAGGCGCCGGAGGGCTTCTATTCGGTGGCTTCTCGCCAGCTGAACCCGAACTCGGCCTATTACCTCTCCTTCGACGTCGGCTATCCCAACGCCTACGACCGGGCCCATGGCGGCACCGGCTCGGCGCTCATGGTGCATGGCACCTGCTCCTCGGCCGGCTGCTTTGCCATGACCGACCGGCAGGTCGGCGAGATCTACGCGCTCGTGCGCGACGCCCTCGCCGGCGGACAGGCGGCGTTCCAGTTCCAGGCCTTTCCGTTCCGGATGACCGCCCGCGCGATGGCGCGCCACCGCACCGACCGGCACATCGCCTTCTGGCGCCAACTCAAGGAGGGTTCGGACCGGTTCGAGGCGACGGGCCGCGAGCCGCTGGTCGGCGTCGAGGGCGGACGCTACACCTTTTCCCCCTATCCCGACCCGGCGGTCGAGGCCCTGGCGGTGGCGCGGCGCGGCGAGGAGGAGGCCCGCATCCAGGCCCTGGTCGAGGGCGGGGTGGAGGCGGTGCGCACCACCTACGCCGATGGCGGCCAGCATCCGAGCTTCACCGCGATCCTGAAACGCGCCCAAGTTCTTGGGGCTACGATGAGTGCTGCCGCCGTCGCCAGCACGGCGACGGTCACCGGCGCCACCGCCTACGCGCCCGTCGGCGCCGCGGCGGCGAGCCCGTTTGCATCCTTCATCGTGCCGGCGGGCTTCGGCGACGTCAGCCGGCCCGAGGCCCTGCCGCTGGCCGGCCGCGAGGTGGTGGTGATCCCGGCCCGCCGCCGCCCGCCCCCGCCGATCCACCCGATCCAGGTCGCGGCCGCCTTCGTGCCCCTGCCGATGATCGAGACCGAGCCGTCGCCGTTCTCGCGCCTGCGCCTGGCGGAGGAACCGTCCCGCCTCACGCTTGCGGCCTCGCCCGAGCCGGCCCGGCCGCGGTTTCTGACGGCGAAGTTCGCGGTGGTGCGTTAA
- a CDS encoding OprO/OprP family phosphate-selective porin, with protein sequence MSHPRSWPLAALLLASLGLPAAAIEGPPGPFGEKLTIDERGITLKFPDDAATLRIGGRLQLDFGTGRVQQRGFGTVFDTPIAVRRSWIESYLTLGKQLELAFQYDFAEPNRPINDAVVAYKGFKNVIVALGNMKEPFSLDQLISDNNTLFTERSLADAFAPARNVGFAVGTYGRNWTAVTSVFGGNINNAAIGDQGIASTTRVTYAPYLGENGIDVLHFGAAGSFRSLPNDGSALTLSSRSEAFLFARQFVNTGGIRDAANIGRVGLEAAWQAGPFRLQAEYILTEIGRFGGAPSLSFQGGYVQAGLILNGKGRRYQIAPNYATEYGVFGGVQVEEAQRVSRGGTGVFELGLRYSAIDLEDRSIRGGIEHDFTAGVNWYPDRNIRFVFDYVRSHTSPSPASLNFNRRTIDADAFIGRAQLFW encoded by the coding sequence ATGTCGCATCCCCGTTCCTGGCCTCTCGCCGCCCTCCTGCTCGCATCGCTCGGCCTGCCCGCCGCCGCCATCGAGGGACCGCCGGGTCCGTTCGGCGAAAAGCTGACCATCGACGAGCGCGGCATCACCCTGAAGTTCCCCGACGATGCCGCGACCCTGCGCATCGGCGGGCGCCTGCAGCTGGATTTCGGCACCGGGCGGGTGCAGCAGCGCGGCTTCGGCACGGTGTTCGACACGCCGATCGCCGTGCGCCGCTCTTGGATCGAGAGCTACCTCACCCTCGGCAAGCAGCTGGAACTCGCCTTCCAGTACGATTTCGCCGAGCCGAACCGGCCGATCAACGACGCGGTCGTCGCCTACAAGGGCTTCAAGAACGTCATCGTCGCGCTCGGCAACATGAAGGAGCCGTTCAGCCTCGACCAGCTGATCTCCGACAACAACACCCTGTTCACCGAGCGCTCGCTCGCCGACGCCTTCGCGCCGGCGCGCAATGTCGGCTTCGCCGTCGGGACCTACGGCCGGAACTGGACCGCGGTGACGAGCGTGTTCGGCGGCAACATCAACAACGCCGCCATCGGCGACCAGGGCATCGCCTCGACCACCCGCGTCACCTACGCCCCGTATCTCGGCGAGAACGGAATCGACGTCCTGCATTTCGGTGCCGCGGGCAGCTTCCGCTCGCTGCCGAACGACGGCAGCGCGCTCACCCTGTCGAGCCGCTCCGAGGCCTTCCTGTTCGCGCGGCAATTCGTGAATACCGGCGGCATCCGCGACGCGGCGAATATCGGCCGCGTCGGGCTCGAGGCGGCGTGGCAGGCCGGGCCGTTCCGGCTCCAGGCCGAGTACATCCTGACCGAGATCGGCCGCTTCGGTGGTGCGCCGTCCCTGAGCTTCCAGGGCGGCTACGTCCAGGCCGGCCTGATCCTCAACGGCAAGGGCCGGCGCTACCAGATCGCCCCGAACTACGCGACGGAATATGGAGTGTTCGGGGGCGTGCAGGTCGAGGAGGCGCAGCGCGTCAGCCGCGGCGGCACCGGGGTGTTCGAGCTGGGGCTGCGCTACAGCGCCATCGACCTCGAGGACCGCTCCATCCGCGGCGGCATCGAGCATGATTTCACCGCCGGCGTGAACTGGTACCCGGACCGCAACATCCGCTTCGTGTTCGACTACGTCCGCTCCCACACCTCGCCCTCGCCGGCGAGCCTGAACTTCAACCGCCGGACGATCGACGCGGATGCGTTCATCGGGCGGGCGCAGTTGTTCTGGTAG
- the ggt gene encoding gamma-glutamyltransferase codes for MGTRIAAFGIGLFSAFLVVTVPREAAYAASRAPVAAEHGMVVTAQHLATRVGVDVLKQGGNAIDAAVAVGYALAVVYPAAGNLGGGGFMTIQRADGSRTFLDFREKAPLAATRDMFLDKEGNVVKGASTKTFLAVGVPGTVSGLEEALAKYGTKPRAELIAPAIKLAEEGFSLDQGDVDMLGTATEDLGKDPASAKIFLNQGRPYRVGDTLVQTDLAGTLRAIGAHGKDGFYKGAVAEALTGASKAQGGLIVQADLDRYATRELPPIECDYRGYRVISAPPPSSGGVVICEMLNILEGYDLAKLGWGSAQAVHYEIEAMRHAYLDRNSYLGDPDFVKNPVARLTDKAYAGKIRAVIDPQKAGVSAELKPGVAPHEGSNTTHYSIVDSQGNAVSVTYTLNDWFGVRITAPGTGVLLNNEMDDFTAKVGVPNIYGLLQGEANAVAPGKTPLSSMSPTIVAKDGKPVFVTGTPGGSRIITVVLHSILNVIDYGMNVQEAVDAPRLHNQWMPDVTNVERFALSPDTRRILEGMGHKFGPAQPANHLAAILIGAPVLGGKPVGAFRYYGANDPRRNTGSALGY; via the coding sequence ATGGGCACCAGGATCGCCGCATTCGGCATCGGTCTTTTCTCGGCGTTCCTCGTCGTGACGGTCCCGCGGGAGGCCGCGTACGCCGCCTCGCGGGCGCCGGTCGCCGCCGAGCACGGCATGGTCGTGACGGCCCAGCATCTCGCGACGCGGGTCGGCGTCGATGTGCTGAAGCAGGGCGGCAACGCGATCGATGCGGCGGTCGCGGTCGGCTACGCGCTGGCGGTGGTCTATCCGGCCGCCGGCAATCTCGGCGGCGGCGGCTTCATGACGATCCAGCGCGCCGACGGCAGCCGGACCTTCCTGGATTTCCGCGAGAAGGCGCCGCTCGCCGCCACCCGCGACATGTTCCTCGACAAGGAGGGGAACGTCGTCAAGGGCGCGAGCACCAAGACCTTCCTGGCGGTCGGCGTGCCCGGCACCGTGTCCGGCCTCGAGGAGGCGCTGGCGAAATACGGCACGAAGCCCCGCGCCGAGCTGATCGCGCCGGCGATCAAGCTGGCGGAAGAGGGTTTTTCCCTCGACCAGGGCGACGTCGACATGCTGGGAACCGCCACCGAGGATCTCGGCAAGGATCCGGCCTCGGCGAAAATCTTCCTGAACCAGGGGCGGCCCTATCGCGTCGGCGACACGCTGGTGCAGACGGACCTCGCCGGGACGCTGCGGGCGATCGGCGCGCACGGCAAGGACGGGTTCTACAAGGGCGCGGTCGCCGAGGCGCTGACCGGGGCGAGCAAGGCGCAAGGCGGGCTCATCGTCCAGGCCGACCTCGACCGCTACGCCACCCGCGAATTGCCGCCGATCGAGTGCGACTATCGCGGCTACCGGGTGATCTCGGCCCCGCCGCCCAGCTCCGGCGGGGTGGTGATCTGCGAGATGCTGAACATCCTCGAAGGCTACGACCTCGCCAAGCTCGGCTGGGGCTCGGCGCAGGCGGTCCATTACGAGATCGAGGCGATGCGCCACGCCTATCTCGACCGCAACAGCTATCTCGGCGACCCGGATTTCGTGAAGAACCCGGTCGCCCGGCTGACCGACAAGGCCTATGCGGGCAAGATCCGCGCCGTCATCGACCCGCAGAAGGCCGGGGTCTCGGCCGAACTGAAGCCCGGCGTAGCCCCGCACGAGGGCAGCAACACCACCCATTACTCGATCGTCGACTCGCAGGGCAACGCGGTCTCGGTGACCTACACCCTCAACGACTGGTTCGGCGTGCGGATCACCGCGCCGGGGACCGGCGTCCTCCTCAACAACGAGATGGACGACTTCACCGCCAAGGTCGGCGTGCCGAACATCTACGGCCTGCTCCAGGGCGAGGCCAACGCCGTCGCGCCCGGCAAGACCCCGTTGAGCTCGATGAGCCCGACCATCGTCGCCAAGGACGGCAAGCCGGTCTTCGTGACGGGGACCCCCGGCGGCAGCCGGATCATCACGGTGGTGCTGCACAGCATCCTCAACGTGATCGATTACGGGATGAACGTGCAGGAAGCCGTGGATGCGCCGCGCCTCCACAACCAGTGGATGCCCGACGTGACCAATGTCGAGCGCTTCGCCCTGTCGCCGGACACCCGCCGGATCCTGGAGGGCATGGGGCATAAATTCGGCCCGGCCCAGCCGGCGAACCACCTGGCGGCGATCCTGATCGGCGCGCCGGTCCTGGGCGGCAAGCCGGTGGGGGCGTTTCGGTACTATGGGGCGAACGATCCGCGGCGGAATACCGGGAGTGCGTTGGGGTATTGA
- a CDS encoding NAD(P)H-dependent flavin oxidoreductase codes for MSLPDSLRHALALPVIASPMFIVSGPELVIAQCVNGIVGSFPALNARPKEALDEWLTRIEAALAEAKAADPTRIVAPYAVNQIVHASNDRLEHDLMVCGQHRVPIIITSLRAPDAVVSAVHGWGGLVFHDVTTVRHAEKALEAGVDGLILVCAGAGGHAGTLSPFALVGEVRRFYDGPLILSGAITTGDAILAAQAMGADLAYMGTRFIATQEANAAPAYKEMIVGTTAADVLYTPYFTGVPGNYLKPSVTAAGLDPNALPEVDKTKMNFGSGTTKAWRDIWGAGQGVGTIDDAPATALVIDRLKAEYAAARARLG; via the coding sequence ATGTCCCTGCCCGACAGCCTCCGCCATGCCCTCGCCCTGCCGGTGATCGCCTCGCCGATGTTCATCGTCTCGGGGCCGGAACTGGTCATCGCCCAGTGCGTGAACGGCATCGTCGGCTCGTTCCCGGCCCTCAACGCCCGGCCGAAGGAAGCCCTCGACGAGTGGCTGACCCGGATCGAGGCGGCACTCGCCGAGGCCAAGGCCGCCGATCCCACCCGCATCGTCGCGCCCTACGCCGTCAACCAGATCGTCCACGCCTCGAACGACCGGCTCGAGCACGACCTGATGGTCTGCGGCCAGCACCGGGTGCCGATCATCATCACGTCGCTGCGCGCCCCCGACGCGGTGGTCTCGGCGGTGCATGGCTGGGGCGGCCTCGTCTTCCACGACGTGACCACGGTGCGCCACGCCGAGAAGGCGCTGGAGGCCGGCGTCGACGGCTTGATCCTGGTCTGCGCCGGGGCAGGCGGTCATGCCGGCACGCTCTCGCCCTTCGCGCTGGTGGGCGAGGTGCGGCGCTTCTACGACGGGCCGCTGATCCTGTCGGGCGCGATCACCACCGGCGACGCGATCCTCGCCGCCCAGGCGATGGGCGCGGACCTCGCCTATATGGGCACCCGCTTCATCGCCACGCAGGAGGCCAACGCCGCGCCGGCCTACAAGGAGATGATCGTCGGCACCACGGCCGCCGACGTGCTCTACACCCCCTATTTCACCGGCGTGCCGGGCAACTACCTCAAGCCGAGCGTCACCGCCGCCGGCCTCGACCCCAACGCCCTGCCGGAGGTCGACAAGACCAAGATGAATTTCGGGTCCGGCACCACCAAGGCCTGGCGCGACATCTGGGGCGCCGGCCAGGGCGTCGGCACCATCGACGACGCGCCGGCGACCGCCCTGGTGATCGACCGGCTGAAGGCGGAATACGCGGCGGCCCGCGCGCGCCTCGGGTAG